The following are encoded together in the Bradyrhizobium genosp. L genome:
- a CDS encoding branched-chain amino acid ABC transporter permease — MWETLAQAVINGLLIGGIYALVSIGVTLIFGVVKIVNFAQGEFVMIGMYISFFLATQFGIDPLVSLVVSMPVLFLAGVLIQHFLIRRVLGPNDMPQIFLTFALSLLLLNLSLMFFTANYRTVHTSYSDEALHFGGLYIPVAKLIAFGVAMALSGLLWVFLHTTDLGKAMRAASQNRDVAMLMGINPNRVFAVAFGTALALAGAAGSLLMPFYSAYPFVGQVFVLMAFVAVVMGTLGNVIGALVASLMMGVAESLGIQFVGADSGLIVVFALLLLTLAFRPSGLGARRGR, encoded by the coding sequence ATGTGGGAGACACTGGCCCAGGCCGTCATCAACGGCCTGCTCATCGGCGGCATCTACGCGCTTGTCAGCATCGGCGTCACGCTGATCTTCGGCGTGGTCAAGATCGTCAACTTCGCCCAGGGCGAATTCGTGATGATCGGGATGTACATCTCGTTCTTCCTCGCCACCCAGTTCGGCATCGATCCGCTGGTTTCGCTGGTCGTCTCGATGCCGGTGCTGTTCCTGGCCGGCGTCCTGATCCAGCATTTCCTGATCCGCCGGGTGCTCGGGCCGAACGACATGCCGCAGATCTTCCTGACCTTTGCGCTGTCGCTGCTGCTGCTGAACCTCTCGCTGATGTTCTTCACCGCGAACTATCGCACCGTGCACACCTCCTATTCGGATGAGGCGCTGCATTTCGGCGGGCTCTATATTCCGGTGGCGAAACTGATCGCCTTCGGCGTCGCGATGGCGCTGAGCGGCCTGCTCTGGGTGTTCCTGCACACCACCGATCTCGGCAAGGCGATGCGCGCGGCGTCGCAGAACCGCGACGTTGCGATGCTGATGGGGATCAATCCCAACCGGGTGTTCGCGGTCGCCTTCGGCACCGCGCTGGCGCTCGCAGGCGCGGCCGGCTCGTTGCTGATGCCGTTCTATTCGGCCTATCCGTTCGTCGGTCAGGTGTTCGTGCTGATGGCGTTCGTCGCCGTGGTGATGGGCACGCTGGGAAATGTGATCGGCGCGCTGGTCGCGAGCCTGATGATGGGGGTCGCGGAATCGCTCGGCATCCAGTTCGTCGGCGCCGATTCCGGCCTGATCGTGGTGTTTGCGCTGCTGCTGCTGACGCTGGCCTTCAGGCCAAGCGGCCTCGGTGCCAGGAGGGGCCGCTGA
- a CDS encoding ABC transporter ATP-binding protein translates to MLELSRVSASYGAVPAITDVSISIAEGEAVGLLGANGAGKSTTLRAVSGLVKLFAGRVTFDGVDLAALPPYRIPELGIAHVPEGRQVFPEMSVQENLEIGAYTPKAKADRARTMELVYSIFPRLADRRKQLAGTMSGGEQQMVAVGRGLMLKPRLLMLDEPSLGLAPVMTDVTFEKIGEIHKMGTAILLVEQNVSRALSLVQRAYVLESGNVIMQGSSAELADNKQVQAAYLGI, encoded by the coding sequence ATGCTTGAGCTCTCCCGCGTCAGCGCCAGCTACGGCGCGGTGCCGGCCATCACCGATGTCAGCATCTCCATTGCCGAAGGTGAAGCCGTCGGCCTGCTGGGGGCCAACGGCGCCGGCAAGAGCACGACGCTGCGCGCCGTCTCCGGGCTGGTCAAACTGTTCGCCGGCAGGGTCACGTTCGACGGCGTCGATCTGGCCGCGCTGCCGCCCTACCGCATCCCGGAGCTCGGCATCGCGCACGTCCCGGAAGGGCGGCAGGTCTTTCCCGAAATGTCCGTGCAGGAGAACCTCGAGATCGGCGCCTACACGCCGAAGGCCAAGGCGGACCGCGCGCGCACGATGGAGCTGGTCTACAGCATCTTCCCCCGCCTCGCCGACCGCAGGAAGCAACTCGCCGGCACCATGAGCGGCGGCGAGCAGCAGATGGTCGCGGTCGGCCGCGGCCTGATGCTGAAGCCGCGGCTCTTGATGCTCGACGAGCCCTCGCTAGGGCTCGCGCCCGTCATGACCGACGTGACCTTCGAGAAGATCGGCGAGATCCACAAGATGGGCACCGCGATCCTCCTGGTCGAGCAGAATGTCAGCCGCGCGCTGTCGCTGGTGCAGCGCGCCTATGTGCTCGAAAGCGGCAATGTCATCATGCAGGGCTCGAGCGCCGAACTCGCCGACAACAAGCAGGTGCAGGCGGCGTATCTGGGGATTTGA
- a CDS encoding branched-chain amino acid ABC transporter permease — METLAKMKWLWLALAGLVMLALPHFVTSSFAIDIFIRILLFSFIGVAWNLMGGYAKQLSLGHAAYFGLGAYTSTIMQVNYGISPWIGMIAGGVVAMLASLPIGWLCFRLRGPYFTIATIATAQVLMLIFLKFRDFAWGAEGTTIPNLGSAPLMMQFEEKSSYYYVVLGLLVVGLWITHLIEKSWMGYYLVAIGEDEDAAEAIGVNAPKIKRDIYLISAFLTALAGTFYTQYIYFIDPATAFSFNVSIEAALVSIVGGIGTLWGPVIGTVLLETTSALLQSWLGSSVGGIQLTVYSLILMAVILWRPTGLIGFATDVYHRTTRRQPARA, encoded by the coding sequence ATGGAAACGCTCGCCAAGATGAAATGGCTGTGGCTTGCGCTGGCGGGCCTCGTCATGCTCGCTTTGCCCCACTTCGTCACCTCATCGTTTGCGATCGACATCTTCATCCGCATCCTGCTGTTCTCCTTCATCGGCGTCGCCTGGAACCTGATGGGCGGCTACGCCAAGCAACTCTCGCTCGGACACGCCGCCTATTTCGGGCTCGGTGCCTACACCTCCACGATCATGCAGGTGAACTACGGCATCTCGCCCTGGATCGGCATGATCGCCGGCGGCGTGGTGGCGATGCTGGCGAGCCTGCCGATCGGCTGGCTCTGCTTCCGCCTGCGCGGCCCGTATTTCACCATCGCGACCATCGCGACCGCGCAGGTGCTGATGCTGATCTTCCTCAAATTCCGCGACTTCGCCTGGGGCGCCGAGGGCACCACGATCCCGAACCTCGGCAGCGCGCCGCTGATGATGCAGTTCGAGGAGAAGTCGTCGTACTATTACGTGGTGCTCGGCCTGCTGGTCGTGGGGCTGTGGATCACCCATCTGATCGAGAAATCCTGGATGGGCTACTACCTCGTCGCGATCGGCGAGGACGAGGACGCGGCGGAGGCGATCGGCGTCAACGCACCGAAGATCAAGCGCGACATCTATCTGATCAGCGCCTTCCTGACCGCGCTCGCCGGCACCTTCTATACGCAATACATCTACTTCATCGATCCCGCGACCGCCTTTAGCTTCAACGTCTCGATCGAGGCCGCGCTGGTCTCGATCGTCGGCGGCATCGGCACGCTGTGGGGACCGGTGATCGGCACTGTGCTGCTGGAGACCACCTCGGCGCTGCTGCAGAGCTGGCTCGGCAGTTCGGTCGGCGGCATCCAGCTGACCGTGTACAGCCTGATCCTGATGGCCGTGATCCTGTGGCGGCCGACCGGGCTGATCGGCTTTGCCACCGACGTCTATCACCGCACCACCCGGCGCCAGCCGGCACGCGCCTGA
- a CDS encoding ABC transporter substrate-binding protein, whose translation MTGDRKPSAINNTAAGKAGQRKLNRRKFLAKTGGVLAAGAFGAVPLRGWAADPINIGALYPTTGSMAQIGTGCVAAAKLAVDMVNEAGGIKSLGGAKLNLIISDVQSDTTVTRTETDRLITGNKLSAIHGCYASALTLIASEVCERARVPIITGSSSDQLNKGRSYTFTPFARASQFAKAQLQMAKLVSDQAKVAVIFENTAFGTSTSNGLKEQAPGEGVEIVMFEPYSAGFTDASPLINKVKASGANTLFSISYLNDLILIVRTVKQVGLNVAINGGSGGFVMPDFYKNVGQLAEGLQGVAHWNHDVSDEAQKVNVEFKKRTGDFAFEYAGGLVAQTFMLADALERAASADPKKVREALSTLDVSSGYAAMAPGGKVKFGPDGKNIYGKPVGVQWQKTDLVSVFPKEDARAPLMKT comes from the coding sequence ATGACAGGGGACCGCAAGCCGTCGGCCATTAATAATACCGCTGCGGGCAAGGCCGGACAACGAAAGCTCAATCGGCGCAAATTCCTCGCCAAGACCGGCGGCGTGCTGGCCGCAGGTGCGTTCGGCGCGGTGCCGCTGCGCGGCTGGGCCGCCGACCCCATCAACATCGGCGCGCTCTATCCGACCACCGGCAGCATGGCGCAGATCGGCACCGGCTGCGTCGCGGCCGCCAAGCTCGCGGTCGACATGGTCAACGAGGCCGGCGGCATCAAGTCGCTCGGCGGCGCCAAGCTCAATCTGATCATTTCCGACGTGCAGAGCGACACCACGGTGACGCGCACCGAGACCGACCGCCTGATCACGGGCAACAAGCTTTCGGCAATCCACGGCTGCTACGCCAGCGCACTGACCCTGATCGCGAGCGAAGTCTGCGAGCGCGCCAGGGTGCCGATCATCACCGGCTCCAGCTCCGACCAGCTCAACAAGGGACGCAGCTACACGTTCACGCCGTTCGCGCGCGCCTCGCAATTCGCCAAGGCGCAGCTGCAGATGGCCAAGCTGGTCAGCGACCAGGCCAAGGTCGCGGTGATCTTCGAAAACACTGCGTTCGGCACCTCGACCTCGAACGGCCTGAAGGAGCAGGCGCCGGGCGAAGGCGTCGAGATCGTGATGTTCGAGCCTTATTCAGCCGGCTTCACCGATGCGAGCCCGCTGATCAACAAGGTCAAGGCCTCCGGCGCCAACACGCTGTTCTCGATCTCCTATCTCAACGACCTGATCCTGATCGTGCGCACCGTGAAGCAGGTCGGGCTCAACGTCGCCATCAACGGCGGCTCGGGCGGCTTCGTGATGCCGGACTTCTACAAGAATGTCGGTCAACTGGCCGAAGGCCTGCAAGGCGTGGCGCACTGGAACCACGACGTCAGCGACGAGGCACAGAAGGTCAACGTCGAGTTCAAGAAGCGCACCGGCGACTTCGCCTTCGAATATGCCGGCGGCCTGGTGGCGCAGACCTTCATGCTGGCCGACGCGCTGGAGCGCGCCGCCTCCGCCGATCCGAAGAAGGTGCGCGAAGCGCTCTCGACCCTCGACGTCTCCTCGGGCTATGCGGCGATGGCGCCGGGCGGCAAGGTGAAGTTCGGGCCCGACGGCAAGAACATCTACGGCAAGCCGGTCGGGGTGCAGTGGCAGAAGACCGACCTGGTCAGCGTCTTCCCCAAGGAAGACGCCCGCGCGCCGCTGATGAAGACCTAA
- a CDS encoding ABC transporter ATP-binding protein: MAEALVIKGLSKRFGGLRAVQDVSFTVQENETVALIGPNGAGKTTSFHLITGFHRPDSGSVLAFGQEVVGLKPHDVCALGMARTFQVAKPFGAMTVLDNVMTGAFLRDRHIAAAQKKAREAIEFVGLGAREQTRAKDLTTIDQRRLEMARALATQPRILLLDEVMAGLNPAEIDQAVALVKKLSASGLTIVIVEHVMRAIMAVARHIVVLDHGQKIAEGAPKEIVENPEVIRAYLGSYVHPPAQGDAHA, encoded by the coding sequence ATGGCTGAAGCATTGGTCATCAAGGGTCTCAGCAAGCGCTTCGGCGGCCTGCGCGCCGTGCAGGACGTCAGCTTCACGGTGCAGGAGAACGAGACGGTGGCGCTGATCGGGCCGAACGGCGCCGGCAAGACCACAAGCTTTCATCTGATCACCGGATTTCATCGTCCCGACTCCGGCTCGGTGCTGGCCTTCGGCCAGGAAGTCGTCGGCCTCAAGCCGCACGATGTCTGCGCGCTCGGCATGGCGCGCACCTTCCAGGTGGCAAAGCCGTTCGGCGCGATGACGGTGTTGGACAACGTGATGACCGGCGCCTTCCTGCGCGACCGCCACATCGCCGCCGCGCAAAAGAAGGCGCGCGAGGCGATCGAATTCGTCGGCCTCGGCGCCAGGGAGCAGACGCGGGCAAAAGACCTCACCACCATCGACCAGCGTCGGCTGGAGATGGCCCGCGCGCTGGCGACGCAGCCAAGGATCCTGCTGCTCGACGAGGTGATGGCCGGGCTCAACCCGGCCGAGATCGACCAGGCGGTGGCGTTGGTGAAGAAGCTCTCCGCCAGCGGCCTCACCATCGTGATCGTCGAGCACGTGATGCGCGCGATCATGGCGGTGGCACGCCACATCGTGGTGCTCGATCACGGTCAGAAGATCGCCGAGGGCGCGCCGAAGGAGATCGTGGAGAACCCGGAAGTGATCCGCGCCTATCTCGGCTCCTACGTGCATCCGCCGGCCCAGGGAGACGCACATGCTTGA